The Humulus lupulus chromosome 7, drHumLupu1.1, whole genome shotgun sequence region gttcagggttaaaaattttggttaaaagaaatgcatatttcattaaaacattaaactgtacatgagatcctataataaacgtttacaaagttgtctATAATTCCAAAAAGGTCATTATAACTCAACAGTTACaattcgccgacctaagcgaaaaaatagggtttaactctagttcctctgagaaaccttggccgtagtggtcaagcgaccgcatatgtacacgtcgccagctaagctctctaactcttggctggtccagctatcctttccctttacctgcaccacatagcacccgtgagctaaggcccagcaagaaaacttaaacatgctcataagcagtggataacacatttccaaatcataataaacatgcccaacagtaataaccctactcatggatgcataccattcatataaatgactacaatgtcatcTGGGGCCAAATGCCCTAATTAAATTATTAACAAAATCATATCGGGGCTTGttgcccaagtacatgactaataaatcacattggggctcagcgccctaggatttgggactaataagtcactcggGGCCTATTaccatatcctctgtataaccagccttaaagCTGATCCAGCGTACCTAACACTTTGATTGTTCTACGACCATTAGGTCTGATAAGCATATAATGCGCTCATGATTaggtctaatcatatcgaccagggctcaGTACGCTATTGcctcccttgactcataagtcaatgcctttcgaccagcactcagcgctaTTGTTGTGCttaactgataagtcaatgcctttcgACCAACGTTCAgcgctattgctgtccttgactgataagtcaatgcctttcgaccagcactcaacgccattgtcatccttgactgatAATTTAATGCCTTTCGGCCAGCGCttagcgctattgccgtccttgactgataagtcaagcctttatcaattatataatgctaacaagaattcattatataataaatatccatatacagagcattcaacatgcttaattaataattgatagacataatcataatcataatcatgcgcatttacaagggtccaagccctaatcaaatctatattcaacattcgggccaagccctaatcatgcacATCACatattaggtgcagttttcttacctcaggtccgagtataatgtaaaataagaacgaccctcgagcatgatcctgatcctaagcccctagcgataacctagtcataaccataatatagaatctcatcaataacgagcaaataaaggcttccagactaagtcctagcctccgggacctcgaattctactaaactttgtagtagaatcgatctcgagcctttAGGTTTAAAATCCTGTCATTAAAACCTAAGGTGGCCAAAAATTTccaggcgggccacgacttgcctcTAAAGGTCGCGGCATGCCTCCCAGACAGAAAACCCCTTGTTTGAAATCAGGGCACGGGCCGTGGCGCGCCTCCAAGACAGAGCCCCTCATAGGCCCTGGGGTTCACACAGGCCGTGGCTCGACCTCGTGAACCCAAAAATCTCTATATTCCTCAgcccaaaactcatcaaaaatcattaccaaacaatcccaaaatcacaccTCAACCCCAACACAAAATTAGTACTATTCCAATTGAAAATATCAAGCTTTAACACACTCAAAACACCACCAAAAACTCAATCCACAACCATGAACTTTCAAGCTCAAGAACAACTAAAAtcacagcaaaaaataccaactaAAACAGAGTTTATAATCCTTACATCAGATGTGAATTGAATCCTTTTAGCTATTGCAATTCATCCTAAACCTCAATCTTTAATACTCCAAGCTTTGAATTCTCTAGCCTTGCCCCAAaatcaaaccgagagagagagagaatgatcgagagagaaagaggagagtGAAGGTTTTGAGTGTTTCATTCTACTAGGTTCTGAGTATATCCTCCCTTAGGCtaggaaatgaccattataccccttaGTCAAACCTAGGTTCTTTAATGCCCTCAATGGCATAGTGGTCATCTGTCTCACaccccgctaatcataattaactccTTACAATTTCTGTTACTccaaatatcctcaaataattaccatataatttcccattaaccgctcaatcctggtaatgtactaagtaccaaattacccctaggctcaccccgagcccggtattaaatcctgttatgaccaaactgctactttactcgctaggatcgtctcgtgccgaataatccaattatatcaacataataatgtggtctcatcatatatcacaaatatataatcacatattcacatatacCCATAACAGGTCAAGATTAcgaaatttcccttctaataagaaatgggcctacatgcatgcaaatacaaccatataataatacaactcacatattCATGcacattatcacataataatacaataaaataattattactctcctgaccccctaatcaaggcactaagccacaatagggaatttgggacgttactgAATACACTACACCCAATAcccctttccataacacatgaatataatattaataaaaaagtattatgctagAGTAATATGTTGGGGCCACTTTatgaaaaaagggcggtaataatTACACCATCCCGTCACTtagcattttttttcatttgtgagaCTGAAAAATTGTGAGACCCGTGAGACCCAATTCCTTTCCTTCAAttccttctcctttttcctcatcATTCTCAATCCTCTCTCTCGaatctctttctcccaccagacttctctccttcactctttctctctcacctttGTCTTTGTGGAGACCGACCACTACCTTCCCCTACAGGCGCCAGCTGGGGATCTTCAGAGGCCGTCGAAGCTTCGACCACGCGAGCCCAAGCCCTCACACGACACCAGAGGCGAATGATGACACCGGAGGCcagctcttcttctcctcttccctgTGTACGGCCAAGCCTTCTTCTTCCCTGCGTGAGACCAACTAGCTCCGGCCGGTTCAGCAATGACCAATTTATCCATAAATTTTGTTGGGGAATATCCGTATATTGCATTAGTCTGTACAATATCTGTAAATTTTGCCCAATTCATTTATATGTTTTTGTTGGGGAATTTCAGTTTTACTTACTGGAGTTTTCATTTTCTCCCTGAAGCAATGTGTGGTGAAACGCCCATTATGGTTTTTGCGAAATTAAAGGCTTCATGTGTGGTGTAACGGCCGTTCCTTCTTGCTGTTTGGAAAATGCACTTTTAATTCAATAGTGTACATTTTTACACATTATTGACTTAGCCTATAGTTTCTATGCTGTACTCTAATATTGCTATGTGAAACTTTGTCTGGATTTTATTACTATTCGTTGTTGGTTTATCTAATCTGATATTTGCATTTGTGCCACTCTCCAGTGTGTTTGTGATTGGGATGATCGTGAAAATAAGTTTATTGAAGTTGAAGGAATTCTTAGAAGACAGATAAAGATAAAGGTTTTGTGTTGTTTAATTTGATGCTAATTACCACTTTACCAGTCAGGTTCCACTCTAAATCACTTAATCTTTGCTTTTAGATGTCTCTTATTCCTAGTGTGCAACCTTTCCATGCAATAGCCTATCCAATTGATCCAATGCTTGCATTGGAGATAAGATAAGTATTATATTGCCTATATATTGCATTAGTCCGTTCCCTTTATTTACTGTCTTTTTTGGTCTTGTAGTAGTCTGTTCAATTTATTTACTGTCTTTTTGGTCTTGTAGTCGTAAATATGCTGCACACTGCTCTATCATTGCATCTCGTTATTTTCTTCCTTCGTTCAATTATCCAGCAGCCTTGCCCATAAAGAGCGAAGGTGGAAGTAAAAGGCTAAGGGTCGGGTAAGTTTGAGATATATATTCTCTCTTCCTTTGTATGTACATACTGCCTATGCCTGTTTTCATTCGCTGTTACTGGTTTCGAATTCATGTATGTTAGCAGCGACTTTGGCAACCATCCTCTGTCTTATCTGATGGGTTCTGTCTTTGGTATGCATGATAGAGAGAATGTTGAGGTTGGTTTATTGTTCCAAAGATTAATGAATTTTCCCATTTCCTTCAACTACCATGCACTTAAACAAATCTGTTGGTAGGTCTTTTGCTATGCTTTAAGTGCAAATGATGGATTTGAATGGAGGCTGGGTATCCAATTAGAAGTGGAGCATTTTATAGATGTCTCATCCATGTCATctgataaaaataaatttctaacacttaacaattaataatgaaacaaagcaaaaaattaattaaactaaaaaaaaattggtgcactactaTATACCCTTATTAAACGGAATTTTGtctcgaaattctttcttaccaaataactgagggtatctttctctcatgtcttcctccagctcccatGTTACGTCTCTTTTCGTGCTATTCTTCCACATGACCTCAACTAATTGAATACTTTtagatctcagttccttgattctcCTTTCGATAACACGTTCTGGTTGTTCATCGTAACTCAGATACTGCTTCAGCTGTAACagctcataactcaaaacatgagagggatctgacatgtacttacgcaacatcgagatgtgaaagacgttatgcatttcggctagtgctgggggcagtgctaaacGGTACACAatttgccctactttgtccaaaatctcaaatggaccctAAATCTTGggctcaacttccctttcttcccaaaacgcataacacctttcattggcGAGACTCACAAAAACACAAACTCACCCACTGAAAACTTGATGTCACTTCTCTTAAGGCCTGtgtaactcttttgcctactttgagcagtTAATTCCTTattgtataaaaaaaaataaaataaataaaaaccttAGAAGTTGGTGAAATATTATGAATTATGGGAGCTCCAAGAATTGTGAGTGGACCTTGCCCAAAACCAACCACCCTAacaaaataattttagaaaaataatatcaTCTTATAAGACTATTATTAGTACACAAAATCAAtacaaatatatgtatatatatataaatataatattcacTTACAGTCGAAAAATTGCAATGGTTCAGAAGTTGAATGATAGTCCACACCCAATAATGCCAATTATCCAAAATAGTAGCCCAATTCGAATAAGGTTTAATTGATTTCGACTGAAATTTTTTGATAtcaattattataataaaaaatcagttttattttgacaattattattattactattattaaaataaacaatattaccTTGTTGTGAGCATTGAAAATACAAGAGTTGCAACCACAAAACCAATAATGAAACTTGATGAGAGAAACCCATCTTCACCATTCGTCAATTTAAAATCAcccctaaaataataataataaaaaaatattactctataaaaataaaccaatatattaaaattttaattaataataaggtTGAAACTTACTGAATTCCTCTACTATTAGGAGTCCCATTAATTCCATTGCTTGCAATGGTACCTTGATCCATAAATATTATGAATTTTTTTACACATATAATAAAAAGAatcctgaaaaaaaaaaattagagtattTATTATAGATGAGTATATGAACAATAATAATACATATAAAATAGTTACCATTTAGGAGAAGAGAGGGACATGTTTAATTAGAAGAGAAGCGATTTTAGCAGAGAATGAAATTCAACCTCCTCTATCaatatatatagtgatatatattttaatatttatttttaaaaaattgaaaaagattaaaaaattaaaatatctatTACTGATGCATTAAATGGGtcctataaaaaaattaaaaacgaATTTAACATGATAAAACGaatttaatatgatatttttttgaaTTTGGATGAAAATTTTTAAAAGATCGGTGGACatttttagagaaaataaagaTCAATGGATTTGAAatcaaaattagttttttttttaatttaataaatatagtatttttttaattaaaatatatatttaagatatttttgtgTGTTAAAGAAACAAACTTATAAttgaaattcaaatattatttaaatcttatatatatatatatttaatacaatTAGCCCATCAACCTAAACTAGACgcttttaataattaataataataaaaaattaacttaaaaaaataataattcaatgaTATGAAAGAGTgatttaataagttaataaattatgGGACATTCTAAGCTAAAGAAACGCCAAAACACTTGTTTTAAATATAGATTTTTTTATATAGATTTcttgtaaatttttagaaaaatctAAATAATTTATCGTGTCAAAAATAAAGTTCAGATTTTAACATCATAAATTATCCGAAATTTCCTAAAATTTTGCATTGAGATCAAAGTTGATTTATGTGCCTAAAATGGGACCTGAAATTGCCGTAAGTTTATACGTATATACACCAATATAAATTGGTAACAAAACAAAACGttaatcttaatttatttatttttttctttcaaaattcaaatacatCTATACATGTGATATATTGTATATAAATTCAATATACGTTTATGTTTATTGGTAAAATAGGTTAATAATAATAttgttattagttttaaatattgagttacaaaatttattaaatatttttaacaaTTATTAGATTAATCACAATCATAAGTACTAaatgatcaatttttttttttttgctgttaGTCACCAACTAGCAATGCAATTTACGAGTAAAAGTTACCATACATTCATACGTTAAGACTAAAAAGTTTGTAATTAGGCCACAAAAAAACACATTTTGTGGTGACTAAACGTTTTAATCACAACAAAATTTATcattttatattatatgatgtgataatttataattaaatattatgtttTACTCAAACAATTCATAATTAATCTAAGTGTGGGAAGAAAAAATTGAGTCTAAAGTTTCTCTTTTTTTGCTAAAAGattaaaatttgaataaaataaaatggtatttgcggcataaatatctaatatttaatatatgttgAAGATAAGTACTGAATCATTTTTATTTGCGATAAAAGTACTCAAAGTTGCTAAAATATTACTTTAATCACTATCTCCTTTGTTGAAAAGTTGTTGACTGTTAACCCACTAAATATGTATCACTCTGGATATTTTTGTCctcaaaatatgaattttttaaatttaaattaatttaaaatatttttttaatttatatttctaatttaaaatatatatattatgaaatTGTCTGATTACAGATATACATGTTTAACAGCTTGAACAGATGAGATACTTACAGaaataatattttaacaattatAGGTATTTttgctgaaaaaaaaattaaatatttatcttTAATATATATTGAACATTGGGTATttttatcataaaaataaaaatgagataTTTAAGTGTAACAAGTGTGAAACATTAACTAATTAAGCTGCAAATATCCCTTAAATAAATTTACATGAAGAAGGCCATGAGGATGAGGGTGTTGTTCAAAGGAGCTTCTTTTCTTTATGTACCAAAACGGAGCGTTTCAACAACGTCCATTGTTTAGCATTAGTGTAGAAAGCAAGAGATACAAATTGTGAGAAGCAAAGCAACATAACCAAAGCTTCGAAAAGGAAAGGATATCTATTGGGTGCAGGCAGTGTTAAGTAAACTACATGAAAAATGAGTGCACAAACAAGGACCAGTGCTTTCAGAGACAATTCTAACGTTCTCGTTTCCTTCGTACCTCGACTTTGATTAGGCGCCGCGTGGTTGAGAAGGGAAAAGAGAGCCAACAGAGCGATGTAAGGTAGAACCAGTTTGTCGCGAACAAGAAGAGGGAACATTGAGAATAAAGCATTGAGTGTAATCCAGTTGTAAAGGACAGGCTCTTCTATTGCCAAAAGACTTGCTGGTAGGAGAGGCAGAAGAATTGACTTCTCATGCACTGCGAATTCAAAGCGCCAAGCGTTTATAAAGGCCGTATATCAACTAAGAAGAACCGAGCGTTAATTGAAAATGAAAATTATAAATCTCTGACCTTGGAATGAGAACAGGTAGAAGGAGAAGGCGCTATTGAGCAACCCGTAAAGGAAACCTCGTTTGCTGGGAGCCCATATCTGCTGAATCATTGAAGGCAGACAAGTGGAGATGGTTGCACCAAAGCTGAGAAGCTTTAGTGTTGGTGTTGTGAACAGTCTCTTCCACTTTATAACAACTGAAGTGGTGCACCAGAAATTAGCCACATAATCCTCGTATAACCCTCTCTCGAAAGGAGCCAGACGAGAGAGAACCTGTATCATTATTTATCAAGCTTGTATAAATCAACACAGCCATGTATAcgagaaaaagaaaaatagaaagatTAATTTTGGTCAACTACTTGGGGACCACGTTAAAATGATTACCatgcattttaaaaaataaaagaaaaaaacagaacaaaaggaataaaaaaaaacaacttgCAAAGATGACAGACAAGTCATCTTAGATTACAATACAACCAAAGAGGGCAATGATTTTTTGGTGCAATGGAGAGTTGAACCATTACCCCTCCCACACACTGACACACCCAACCCCTCCCTACACACTGACACACCCAGCTACCTGAGCTAGCCCCAAGTGCCACCAAAAAGGCCAATGATTAAAGATACTCCGAATTCCTGTAACATTCTTGACCATAGAATCACAACAAATGGGCAATGCCTAAAGATAAGGTCAATAGGATGATTGCACATGACACTCCAAATAGAAGAGCTGTATAGAAAAGGTTTCGTGATAATTTAACATTATCCCAAGGCCAGTAGCCACCCAAACACTTTCACCTTTGAGGGGCCTTGAAAGGAAAATGTGGCGAAATGATTAGATCCTTCTAcaatattcagatatttgacataaaAATGTCTCAGAATTTTCACCCTTCCTAACTAACTCTCTTGTCATCGACCGAGGTACTAAATCTAACACCATAGTAAAATCTGATTGATAGCTTCTTCTTAGTAAGAATTAAACTCTCAATCTCTCAACaataaaatctgaaaaaaaatcCCTCAAAGACTTTTATTGAAACAGTAGCAACAGTACAAACTACAAGCTTTCGAGAGGCTTGTTCTCTCCTATCCCAACCTTTCAAGAGGATTGGTCTCTCCTATAAGAGTCAACTCTATCTTAATCTCAAGCTACCCTTTACAGAAAGAGCCTTCCaatatatatagacattatttAGAACTAATTAATGCCAACTAGGATCCTCTAAGAACAAGACAACTCAGCCTTTAAACTGATATCAAGTCGCCAGCTGGATACAAAAATGAAATAACAAATTGAGTACAATGAATACAAAAACACAATGTAACTTTTCATCTCTAGTTTACTTAGGCTTTTCTCCTATCATAGACAAAACGTATTGGAGGCTTATCAATGATATCTGCAGAAGGTCCTTATGAATAagaaatttataaagaaaaaGTCCAAAGAAAAGCCTCCAGTTCTCCCCATCTCCTCATTTGTTCATAACTCAGATACGGAAGCATGATGAGAGCCAATCCCCTCTCATGTTCCTTGAAGGATAATCTTCCTGTTAATAACCTTATTCATGTCAACTGCAATGCCTTCACCTAGATAGTGTTCAAAATGAATCATTTTGTTCCACacattcactttttttttttaatatgctaACTCCAGAAATTAAACCAACACAATCAATAAGCAAGTTTTGGTGTCTGCGACTTAGCACATCTTAATTAAGACGCACAACCAAACATATCCATTCAAAAGCAGGGTACTAAAGTCAAAAGATAAAAGCATAAATGAAACATCATAAGAGTAGCATGTTTggttcaaaaggattagctattAAAGTCATAGTTTGAAATTTTACATTGACAGAACTAAGAAAGTGTGCTACAAGATCTCAACAAGCATATACTATTtgtagattatttatttattgcaaAGCAAGATGATGGAGAGTTTAGAATTGCAACAGCCTAGTTTAAAGACTATTATTTAATGCATAAAAACTAAGCTATAGGCCCCGCAAATGTATAAATGTCCTAACAGTTTATCTAAGCTATGGCAGCGAGTAAAGAGTCCAATTAATCACTGAAAGTTGTATCTTCCATTTATTGCTCAAGTAAATTAATGCTTACCTGCAAAAAGGCTTCCATGGAATGGATATACGGCCACCAAATAAGAGAAAATGTGCCAAGGACCACAAAGCCAAGTTTTAGCACTTCAAAAAGTGGATTTGAACGCTTCAAACATTTACCCAATAGAtggctgaaaaatgcaggtgcaaAATATGCACTCATCTGCCAAAGGCAAGGACAAGAAGAATAAACCTCATAATCATCTTCACAAATATAAATCATCTGGACTGGCCAATATAAGTTTCTTAGGTAAGGGGCTTGCTTGACAACATTTACTTTTTTGAGTTGGAGAAGGGGAATGCTAGACAGCATTtatgccttttttttttctatgaatatttaaaaaagaaaaaaaaaagaaaaagaaaagggctAACTGAAGAGATAAGATGCTGAAGTCATCTAGATATATTTTGGGGTTTTAGCCAATATTAACTTGTGCATTGCTTCATTTTCACATATTTAGTCCTGTGATTTCGTTTAGACATGTTTCTTAATTTTGATAAAGGAATGTACAGGGGAACACAACCTTAGTTTAAAGTTGAACAAAATATAAATCTAGTCATCTTCAGTCGTGACATACAATAGCTTAATTAAAAAGCACCTGTTTGTGATTGAGAGCAAGACTGAACAAGAAACAAGCAATAAGATCACTGTTTGAGAGAATAGCGGCGACAGCTCCAACGGTGAGTCCCAAACTGATGCAATTGTACTGAAAAAAATATTAGCTAAGGATGAGAAACCAACCATTACAAATTGAGAAAAGCAATGTAATACTTGAAATCTATACCTGAAAATGACCATGATCGATTAGGATAAGACATGGATCGAGCAAAATCATAGCAATATGCCAAGCAATCTCACTTTTACGACCACTTTTTCGACCTGTATGATACACAAACACAAAATACAAAACTGCAGGGAAAAACACCAAAACATCTGAAGATAACACCGTCCACCTCATAAGAAGCTTCCTGCAACAAATAACATAGACCCAGAAAATAAAATCCAGTCTTACATTAACAAACAGAAAAAATCTTCAAACAATGAGAAGTGAACTGGAAATACAAAGTAATGGGTCACAACACAATCCCCAAACAAACAAAAGCTCAGTATTTCGTTTTTGCCAacttatgaaaaaaaattgaaaatatctTACAGCActatatgaataaataaataacggGTCAGAGCAAATACCCTAAATATGACTCATGGCCACGAGAAGTGAAAATGGCAACAGATTCAGGGTGAAAGAATCTGAGGAAAAGGCCATGGAAGTAGCTCTGGTAAGCAGTGAGAGGAGGATAGTCAAGGCCCCAGTAGCTGAGATCATTAGAGCTACTGTTAGTGTACCAATCCTTGATAGGAAGATTAAGCGTAATCTCCATCCAATGCCTCTGAGCTTCGAAATCGCCGTACTTGGGAGGATTTCCAGCACCTGAATAAGGGTGGACCGAAACAGCCAGTCTCACCAAAACCCCGAAAACAGCAAAGCAAATGAACGAAGCCCAGATTCCCTTATGGACAATCCACCACCAGCCATCGTCGCCATTGGCTTCCACCTCCCCATCAACGATTTTCTTCGTCTTTCTTCTCAACTCCTTTTGGGCTTTGAATCACAAACGACAAGTCGTTAAGAAATCAGCAAAGAAGAAAGTAATGACGGGAAAGAGTTtccgaggagagagagagagaaagagagattacCTATCGGCGACATTGAGAAGCAGCGGATCTGGCTTTGCCCTCCGACTGGTGCACAAAAAACCCGCCAACCGGTTCTACCCGCCCCACCTtgtatcatattataaataaatatatgtatattttttaagaCCCGTTTGGCAAACCaattttagaattaaaaaaaacattttttttaagtgtttggTTAAAAATTGAAAGTCATTTGGAAAGAGAAATTTCAATTTGTAtgcttgattatttttataattgcaAAAAAATGCTATGCatattaaaaaatacaaaataatgttattttttgGCACTTTACCCAAATTGTCATTTCCACTTTCTCCTCACTtatcatttctctcttctctcttccccctctctctcttatttcactctctctcacctcacaacaccaccaccacactaaatattatatttcgaacagatttggacatgattttttggttttttagcgatctttttcagatctgaaactctgaaatctgcagaaaatcgacattgctcgatagtggttcgatggtgcttgatgccagctcgatgagaccttcaaaatcatgatttttcatgaaaaaatgactttgctcgatggtggttcgatggtagctcgatgagacctttaaaataatgatttttcatgaaaaaatgacttagc contains the following coding sequences:
- the LOC133789045 gene encoding probable dolichyl pyrophosphate Man9GlcNAc2 alpha-1,3-glucosyltransferase, coding for MSPIAQKELRRKTKKIVDGEVEANGDDGWWWIVHKGIWASFICFAVFGVLVRLAVSVHPYSGAGNPPKYGDFEAQRHWMEITLNLPIKDWYTNSSSNDLSYWGLDYPPLTAYQSYFHGLFLRFFHPESVAIFTSRGHESYLGKLLMRWTVLSSDVLVFFPAVLYFVFVYHTGRKSGRKSEIAWHIAMILLDPCLILIDHGHFQYNCISLGLTVGAVAAILSNSDLIACFLFSLALNHKQMSAYFAPAFFSHLLGKCLKRSNPLFEVLKLGFVVLGTFSLIWWPYIHSMEAFLQVLSRLAPFERGLYEDYVANFWCTTSVVIKWKRLFTTPTLKLLSFGATISTCLPSMIQQIWAPSKRGFLYGLLNSAFSFYLFSFQVHEKSILLPLLPASLLAIEEPVLYNWITLNALFSMFPLLVRDKLVLPYIALLALFSLLNHAAPNQSRGTKETRTLELSLKALVLVCALIFHVVYLTLPAPNRYPFLFEALVMLLCFSQFVSLAFYTNAKQWTLLKRSVLVHKEKKLL